A region from the Lutra lutra chromosome 1, mLutLut1.2, whole genome shotgun sequence genome encodes:
- the CHAF1B gene encoding chromatin assembly factor 1 subunit B isoform X3, with protein MRRGVAGSPAHQEAGPATRGKKRKRWRELAEQWTDRVPAAFLSLWEKSGAGGICFAPSRLGRMKVITCEIAWHNKEPVYSLDFQPGAAGRIHRLASAGVDTAVRIWKVEKGPDGKAIVEFLSNLARHTKAVNVVRFSPNGEILASGGDDAVILLWKVNDNKEPEQLAFQDEDEAQLNKENWTVVKTLRGHLEDVYDICWAADGNLMASASVDNTAIIWDVGKGQKISIFNEHKSYVQGVTWDPLGQYVATLSCDRILRVYSTQKKRVAFNVSKMLSGIGAEGEARSYRMFHDDSMKSFFRRLSFTPDGSLLLTPAGCVESGENVTNTTYVFSRKNLKRPIAHLPCPGKATLAVRCCPVYFELRPVVEQADGPSQEPGVELVHLPYRLVFAVASEDSVLLYDTQQPFPFGYVSNIHYHTLSDVSWSSDGAFLAISSTDGYCSFVTFAKDELGIPLKEKPVLSVRTPDTAKKSKSQGSSPGPRLAEGTPTGRIQDPSSPGTPPPQARPSPAPAAPSEEKKALQPSTQNPRAPPSRRVTVNTLQAWSKTTPRDARRPSGQPSGAQAASTW; from the exons ATGAGGCGGGGCGTCGCGGGCAGTCCCGCCCATCAGGAGGCGGGGCCTGCGACGCGCGGGAAGAAGCGCAAGCGGTGGCGGGAGCTGGCGGAGCAGTGGACTGACCGTGTGCCTGCAG CTTTCCTCAGTCTTTGGGAAAAGAGCGGCGCCGGAGGAATTTGTTTTGCTCCTTCTAGACTCGGGAGGATGAAAGTCATTACTTGCGAAATAGCCTGGCACAACAAGGAGCCGGTGTACAGCCTGGACTTCCAGCCCGGCGCGGCCGGCAGGATCCACAGACTGGCGTCCGCGGGCGTAGACACCGCCGTCAGG ATCTGGAAGGTGGAGAAAGGACCCGATGGAAAGGCCATTGTTGAATTTTTGTCCAACCTTGCTCGCCATACCAAAGCGGTCAATGTCGTGCGTTTTTCTCCAAATGGGGAAATTTTAGCATCAGGAGGAGATG ATGCTGTCATTCTGCTGTGGAAGGTGAATGACAACAAGGAGCCGGAGCAGCTTGCCTTTCAGGACGAGGACGAGGCTCAGCTGAATAAGGAGAACTGGACTGTTGTGAAAACTCTGCG GGGCCACTTAGAAGATGTGTACGATATCTGCTGGGCAGCTGACGGGAATTTGATGGCTTCTGCCTCTGTGGATAACACAGCCATCATATGGGACGTCGGTAAAG GACAAAAGATCTCCATCTTTAATGAACATAAAAGTTATGTCCAAGGAGTAACCTGGGACCCTTTGGGTCAGTATGTTGCTACCCTGAGCTGTGACAG gaTCCTAAGGGTATACAGCACCCAGAAGAAACGTGTGGCTTTTAATGTCTCAAAAATGCTGTCTGGAATAGGGGCGGAAGGCGAG GCGAGAAGTTACCGGATGTTTCATGACGACAGCATGAAGTCATTCTTTCGTCGACTGAGTTTTACTCCTGATGGATCTCTGCTCCTCACACCAG ctgGATGTGTGGAATCAGGCGAAAACGTAACAAATACGACTTATGTTTTCTccaggaaaaatcttaaaag GCCTATCGCTCATCTTCCATGTCCTGGCAAAGCGACGCTTGCTGTCCGCTGCTGTCCCGTCTACTTTGAGCTGAGGCCCGTGGTGGAACAAG cagaCGGACCCTCACAGGAGCCGGGCGTGGAGCTGGTGCACCTGCCTTACCGCTTGGTGTTCGCTGTGGCTTCCGAGGACTCGGTGCTCTTGTACGACACCCAGCAGCCCTTCCCGTTCGGCTACGTGTCTAACATACATTATCACACCCTGAGCGACGTGTCCTG GTCCAGTGACGGGGCCTTCCTGGCCATCTCCTCCACGGACGGCTACTGCTCCTTCGTGACGTTTGCGAAGGATGAACTTGGAATACCTTTGAAGGAGAAGCCGGTTCTAAGCGTGAGAACTCCCGACACAGCAAAGAAATCAAAAAGCCAGGGGTCTTCGCCAGGACCCAGGCTGGCCGAGGGGACCCCCACCGGCAGAATCCAAGACCCCAGCAGTCCTGGCACACCCCCGCCTCAGGCGAGACCATCTCCAGCCCCAGCAGCGCCTTCAGAGGAGAAGAAGGCCCTGCAGCCTAGCACTCAAAACCCGAGAGCGCCCCCGTCCCGGAGGGTCACTGTGAACACGCTGCAGGCCTGGAGCAAGACGACACCCCG
- the CHAF1B gene encoding chromatin assembly factor 1 subunit B isoform X4, with protein MRRGVAGSPAHQEAGPATRGKKRKRWRELAEQWTDRVPAAFLSLWEKSGAGGICFAPSRLGRMKVITCEIAWHNKEPVYSLDFQPGAAGRIHRLASAGVDTAVRIWKVEKGPDGKAIVEFLSNLARHTKAVNVVRFSPNGEILASGGDDAVILLWKVNDNKEPEQLAFQDEDEAQLNKENWTVVKTLRGHLEDVYDICWAADGNLMASASVDNTAIIWDVGKGQKISIFNEHKSYVQGVTWDPLGQYVATLSCDRILRVYSTQKKRVAFNVSKMLSGIGAEGEARSYRMFHDDSMKSFFRRLSFTPDGSLLLTPDGPSQEPGVELVHLPYRLVFAVASEDSVLLYDTQQPFPFGYVSNIHYHTLSDVSWSSDGAFLAISSTDGYCSFVTFAKDELGIPLKEKPVLSVRTPDTAKKSKSQGSSPGPRLAEGTPTGRIQDPSSPGTPPPQARPSPAPAAPSEEKKALQPSTQNPRAPPSRRVTVNTLQAWSKTTPRRINLIPLKTDTPSHSAPASVISSPSTEEIQSEMPGDPQGSPPELKRPRLGEQEGSPQGLDP; from the exons ATGAGGCGGGGCGTCGCGGGCAGTCCCGCCCATCAGGAGGCGGGGCCTGCGACGCGCGGGAAGAAGCGCAAGCGGTGGCGGGAGCTGGCGGAGCAGTGGACTGACCGTGTGCCTGCAG CTTTCCTCAGTCTTTGGGAAAAGAGCGGCGCCGGAGGAATTTGTTTTGCTCCTTCTAGACTCGGGAGGATGAAAGTCATTACTTGCGAAATAGCCTGGCACAACAAGGAGCCGGTGTACAGCCTGGACTTCCAGCCCGGCGCGGCCGGCAGGATCCACAGACTGGCGTCCGCGGGCGTAGACACCGCCGTCAGG ATCTGGAAGGTGGAGAAAGGACCCGATGGAAAGGCCATTGTTGAATTTTTGTCCAACCTTGCTCGCCATACCAAAGCGGTCAATGTCGTGCGTTTTTCTCCAAATGGGGAAATTTTAGCATCAGGAGGAGATG ATGCTGTCATTCTGCTGTGGAAGGTGAATGACAACAAGGAGCCGGAGCAGCTTGCCTTTCAGGACGAGGACGAGGCTCAGCTGAATAAGGAGAACTGGACTGTTGTGAAAACTCTGCG GGGCCACTTAGAAGATGTGTACGATATCTGCTGGGCAGCTGACGGGAATTTGATGGCTTCTGCCTCTGTGGATAACACAGCCATCATATGGGACGTCGGTAAAG GACAAAAGATCTCCATCTTTAATGAACATAAAAGTTATGTCCAAGGAGTAACCTGGGACCCTTTGGGTCAGTATGTTGCTACCCTGAGCTGTGACAG gaTCCTAAGGGTATACAGCACCCAGAAGAAACGTGTGGCTTTTAATGTCTCAAAAATGCTGTCTGGAATAGGGGCGGAAGGCGAG GCGAGAAGTTACCGGATGTTTCATGACGACAGCATGAAGTCATTCTTTCGTCGACTGAGTTTTACTCCTGATGGATCTCTGCTCCTCACACCAG aCGGACCCTCACAGGAGCCGGGCGTGGAGCTGGTGCACCTGCCTTACCGCTTGGTGTTCGCTGTGGCTTCCGAGGACTCGGTGCTCTTGTACGACACCCAGCAGCCCTTCCCGTTCGGCTACGTGTCTAACATACATTATCACACCCTGAGCGACGTGTCCTG GTCCAGTGACGGGGCCTTCCTGGCCATCTCCTCCACGGACGGCTACTGCTCCTTCGTGACGTTTGCGAAGGATGAACTTGGAATACCTTTGAAGGAGAAGCCGGTTCTAAGCGTGAGAACTCCCGACACAGCAAAGAAATCAAAAAGCCAGGGGTCTTCGCCAGGACCCAGGCTGGCCGAGGGGACCCCCACCGGCAGAATCCAAGACCCCAGCAGTCCTGGCACACCCCCGCCTCAGGCGAGACCATCTCCAGCCCCAGCAGCGCCTTCAGAGGAGAAGAAGGCCCTGCAGCCTAGCACTCAAAACCCGAGAGCGCCCCCGTCCCGGAGGGTCACTGTGAACACGCTGCAGGCCTGGAGCAAGACGACACCCCG gagGATAAACTTAATACCCTTAAAGACAGATACTCCATCACATTCTGCACCAGCCAGTGTAATTTCCAGCCCTTCCACAGAAGAAATTCAGTCAG
- the CHAF1B gene encoding chromatin assembly factor 1 subunit B isoform X1: MRRGVAGSPAHQEAGPATRGKKRKRWRELAEQWTDRVPAAFLSLWEKSGAGGICFAPSRLGRMKVITCEIAWHNKEPVYSLDFQPGAAGRIHRLASAGVDTAVRIWKVEKGPDGKAIVEFLSNLARHTKAVNVVRFSPNGEILASGGDDAVILLWKVNDNKEPEQLAFQDEDEAQLNKENWTVVKTLRGHLEDVYDICWAADGNLMASASVDNTAIIWDVGKGQKISIFNEHKSYVQGVTWDPLGQYVATLSCDRILRVYSTQKKRVAFNVSKMLSGIGAEGEARSYRMFHDDSMKSFFRRLSFTPDGSLLLTPAGCVESGENVTNTTYVFSRKNLKRPIAHLPCPGKATLAVRCCPVYFELRPVVEQADGPSQEPGVELVHLPYRLVFAVASEDSVLLYDTQQPFPFGYVSNIHYHTLSDVSWSSDGAFLAISSTDGYCSFVTFAKDELGIPLKEKPVLSVRTPDTAKKSKSQGSSPGPRLAEGTPTGRIQDPSSPGTPPPQARPSPAPAAPSEEKKALQPSTQNPRAPPSRRVTVNTLQAWSKTTPRRINLIPLKTDTPSHSAPASVISSPSTEEIQSEMPGDPQGSPPELKRPRLGEQEGSPQGLDP, translated from the exons ATGAGGCGGGGCGTCGCGGGCAGTCCCGCCCATCAGGAGGCGGGGCCTGCGACGCGCGGGAAGAAGCGCAAGCGGTGGCGGGAGCTGGCGGAGCAGTGGACTGACCGTGTGCCTGCAG CTTTCCTCAGTCTTTGGGAAAAGAGCGGCGCCGGAGGAATTTGTTTTGCTCCTTCTAGACTCGGGAGGATGAAAGTCATTACTTGCGAAATAGCCTGGCACAACAAGGAGCCGGTGTACAGCCTGGACTTCCAGCCCGGCGCGGCCGGCAGGATCCACAGACTGGCGTCCGCGGGCGTAGACACCGCCGTCAGG ATCTGGAAGGTGGAGAAAGGACCCGATGGAAAGGCCATTGTTGAATTTTTGTCCAACCTTGCTCGCCATACCAAAGCGGTCAATGTCGTGCGTTTTTCTCCAAATGGGGAAATTTTAGCATCAGGAGGAGATG ATGCTGTCATTCTGCTGTGGAAGGTGAATGACAACAAGGAGCCGGAGCAGCTTGCCTTTCAGGACGAGGACGAGGCTCAGCTGAATAAGGAGAACTGGACTGTTGTGAAAACTCTGCG GGGCCACTTAGAAGATGTGTACGATATCTGCTGGGCAGCTGACGGGAATTTGATGGCTTCTGCCTCTGTGGATAACACAGCCATCATATGGGACGTCGGTAAAG GACAAAAGATCTCCATCTTTAATGAACATAAAAGTTATGTCCAAGGAGTAACCTGGGACCCTTTGGGTCAGTATGTTGCTACCCTGAGCTGTGACAG gaTCCTAAGGGTATACAGCACCCAGAAGAAACGTGTGGCTTTTAATGTCTCAAAAATGCTGTCTGGAATAGGGGCGGAAGGCGAG GCGAGAAGTTACCGGATGTTTCATGACGACAGCATGAAGTCATTCTTTCGTCGACTGAGTTTTACTCCTGATGGATCTCTGCTCCTCACACCAG ctgGATGTGTGGAATCAGGCGAAAACGTAACAAATACGACTTATGTTTTCTccaggaaaaatcttaaaag GCCTATCGCTCATCTTCCATGTCCTGGCAAAGCGACGCTTGCTGTCCGCTGCTGTCCCGTCTACTTTGAGCTGAGGCCCGTGGTGGAACAAG cagaCGGACCCTCACAGGAGCCGGGCGTGGAGCTGGTGCACCTGCCTTACCGCTTGGTGTTCGCTGTGGCTTCCGAGGACTCGGTGCTCTTGTACGACACCCAGCAGCCCTTCCCGTTCGGCTACGTGTCTAACATACATTATCACACCCTGAGCGACGTGTCCTG GTCCAGTGACGGGGCCTTCCTGGCCATCTCCTCCACGGACGGCTACTGCTCCTTCGTGACGTTTGCGAAGGATGAACTTGGAATACCTTTGAAGGAGAAGCCGGTTCTAAGCGTGAGAACTCCCGACACAGCAAAGAAATCAAAAAGCCAGGGGTCTTCGCCAGGACCCAGGCTGGCCGAGGGGACCCCCACCGGCAGAATCCAAGACCCCAGCAGTCCTGGCACACCCCCGCCTCAGGCGAGACCATCTCCAGCCCCAGCAGCGCCTTCAGAGGAGAAGAAGGCCCTGCAGCCTAGCACTCAAAACCCGAGAGCGCCCCCGTCCCGGAGGGTCACTGTGAACACGCTGCAGGCCTGGAGCAAGACGACACCCCG gagGATAAACTTAATACCCTTAAAGACAGATACTCCATCACATTCTGCACCAGCCAGTGTAATTTCCAGCCCTTCCACAGAAGAAATTCAGTCAG
- the CHAF1B gene encoding chromatin assembly factor 1 subunit B isoform X2 — translation MRRGVAGSPAHQEAGPATRGKKRKRWRELAEQWTDRVPAAFLSLWEKSGAGGICFAPSRLGRMKVITCEIAWHNKEPVYSLDFQPGAAGRIHRLASAGVDTAVRIWKVEKGPDGKAIVEFLSNLARHTKAVNVVRFSPNGEILASGGDDAVILLWKVNDNKEPEQLAFQDEDEAQLNKENWTVVKTLRGHLEDVYDICWAADGNLMASASVDNTAIIWDVGKGQKISIFNEHKSYVQGVTWDPLGQYVATLSCDRILRVYSTQKKRVAFNVSKMLSGIGAEGEARSYRMFHDDSMKSFFRRLSFTPDGSLLLTPAGCVESGENVTNTTYVFSRKNLKRPIAHLPCPGKATLAVRCCPVYFELRPVVEQDGPSQEPGVELVHLPYRLVFAVASEDSVLLYDTQQPFPFGYVSNIHYHTLSDVSWSSDGAFLAISSTDGYCSFVTFAKDELGIPLKEKPVLSVRTPDTAKKSKSQGSSPGPRLAEGTPTGRIQDPSSPGTPPPQARPSPAPAAPSEEKKALQPSTQNPRAPPSRRVTVNTLQAWSKTTPRRINLIPLKTDTPSHSAPASVISSPSTEEIQSEMPGDPQGSPPELKRPRLGEQEGSPQGLDP, via the exons ATGAGGCGGGGCGTCGCGGGCAGTCCCGCCCATCAGGAGGCGGGGCCTGCGACGCGCGGGAAGAAGCGCAAGCGGTGGCGGGAGCTGGCGGAGCAGTGGACTGACCGTGTGCCTGCAG CTTTCCTCAGTCTTTGGGAAAAGAGCGGCGCCGGAGGAATTTGTTTTGCTCCTTCTAGACTCGGGAGGATGAAAGTCATTACTTGCGAAATAGCCTGGCACAACAAGGAGCCGGTGTACAGCCTGGACTTCCAGCCCGGCGCGGCCGGCAGGATCCACAGACTGGCGTCCGCGGGCGTAGACACCGCCGTCAGG ATCTGGAAGGTGGAGAAAGGACCCGATGGAAAGGCCATTGTTGAATTTTTGTCCAACCTTGCTCGCCATACCAAAGCGGTCAATGTCGTGCGTTTTTCTCCAAATGGGGAAATTTTAGCATCAGGAGGAGATG ATGCTGTCATTCTGCTGTGGAAGGTGAATGACAACAAGGAGCCGGAGCAGCTTGCCTTTCAGGACGAGGACGAGGCTCAGCTGAATAAGGAGAACTGGACTGTTGTGAAAACTCTGCG GGGCCACTTAGAAGATGTGTACGATATCTGCTGGGCAGCTGACGGGAATTTGATGGCTTCTGCCTCTGTGGATAACACAGCCATCATATGGGACGTCGGTAAAG GACAAAAGATCTCCATCTTTAATGAACATAAAAGTTATGTCCAAGGAGTAACCTGGGACCCTTTGGGTCAGTATGTTGCTACCCTGAGCTGTGACAG gaTCCTAAGGGTATACAGCACCCAGAAGAAACGTGTGGCTTTTAATGTCTCAAAAATGCTGTCTGGAATAGGGGCGGAAGGCGAG GCGAGAAGTTACCGGATGTTTCATGACGACAGCATGAAGTCATTCTTTCGTCGACTGAGTTTTACTCCTGATGGATCTCTGCTCCTCACACCAG ctgGATGTGTGGAATCAGGCGAAAACGTAACAAATACGACTTATGTTTTCTccaggaaaaatcttaaaag GCCTATCGCTCATCTTCCATGTCCTGGCAAAGCGACGCTTGCTGTCCGCTGCTGTCCCGTCTACTTTGAGCTGAGGCCCGTGGTGGAACAAG aCGGACCCTCACAGGAGCCGGGCGTGGAGCTGGTGCACCTGCCTTACCGCTTGGTGTTCGCTGTGGCTTCCGAGGACTCGGTGCTCTTGTACGACACCCAGCAGCCCTTCCCGTTCGGCTACGTGTCTAACATACATTATCACACCCTGAGCGACGTGTCCTG GTCCAGTGACGGGGCCTTCCTGGCCATCTCCTCCACGGACGGCTACTGCTCCTTCGTGACGTTTGCGAAGGATGAACTTGGAATACCTTTGAAGGAGAAGCCGGTTCTAAGCGTGAGAACTCCCGACACAGCAAAGAAATCAAAAAGCCAGGGGTCTTCGCCAGGACCCAGGCTGGCCGAGGGGACCCCCACCGGCAGAATCCAAGACCCCAGCAGTCCTGGCACACCCCCGCCTCAGGCGAGACCATCTCCAGCCCCAGCAGCGCCTTCAGAGGAGAAGAAGGCCCTGCAGCCTAGCACTCAAAACCCGAGAGCGCCCCCGTCCCGGAGGGTCACTGTGAACACGCTGCAGGCCTGGAGCAAGACGACACCCCG gagGATAAACTTAATACCCTTAAAGACAGATACTCCATCACATTCTGCACCAGCCAGTGTAATTTCCAGCCCTTCCACAGAAGAAATTCAGTCAG
- the CHAF1B gene encoding chromatin assembly factor 1 subunit B isoform X5, which yields MKVITCEIAWHNKEPVYSLDFQPGAAGRIHRLASAGVDTAVRIWKVEKGPDGKAIVEFLSNLARHTKAVNVVRFSPNGEILASGGDDAVILLWKVNDNKEPEQLAFQDEDEAQLNKENWTVVKTLRGHLEDVYDICWAADGNLMASASVDNTAIIWDVGKGQKISIFNEHKSYVQGVTWDPLGQYVATLSCDRILRVYSTQKKRVAFNVSKMLSGIGAEGEARSYRMFHDDSMKSFFRRLSFTPDGSLLLTPAGCVESGENVTNTTYVFSRKNLKRPIAHLPCPGKATLAVRCCPVYFELRPVVEQADGPSQEPGVELVHLPYRLVFAVASEDSVLLYDTQQPFPFGYVSNIHYHTLSDVSWSSDGAFLAISSTDGYCSFVTFAKDELGIPLKEKPVLSVRTPDTAKKSKSQGSSPGPRLAEGTPTGRIQDPSSPGTPPPQARPSPAPAAPSEEKKALQPSTQNPRAPPSRRVTVNTLQAWSKTTPRRINLIPLKTDTPSHSAPASVISSPSTEEIQSEMPGDPQGSPPELKRPRLGEQEGSPQGLDP from the exons ATGAAAGTCATTACTTGCGAAATAGCCTGGCACAACAAGGAGCCGGTGTACAGCCTGGACTTCCAGCCCGGCGCGGCCGGCAGGATCCACAGACTGGCGTCCGCGGGCGTAGACACCGCCGTCAGG ATCTGGAAGGTGGAGAAAGGACCCGATGGAAAGGCCATTGTTGAATTTTTGTCCAACCTTGCTCGCCATACCAAAGCGGTCAATGTCGTGCGTTTTTCTCCAAATGGGGAAATTTTAGCATCAGGAGGAGATG ATGCTGTCATTCTGCTGTGGAAGGTGAATGACAACAAGGAGCCGGAGCAGCTTGCCTTTCAGGACGAGGACGAGGCTCAGCTGAATAAGGAGAACTGGACTGTTGTGAAAACTCTGCG GGGCCACTTAGAAGATGTGTACGATATCTGCTGGGCAGCTGACGGGAATTTGATGGCTTCTGCCTCTGTGGATAACACAGCCATCATATGGGACGTCGGTAAAG GACAAAAGATCTCCATCTTTAATGAACATAAAAGTTATGTCCAAGGAGTAACCTGGGACCCTTTGGGTCAGTATGTTGCTACCCTGAGCTGTGACAG gaTCCTAAGGGTATACAGCACCCAGAAGAAACGTGTGGCTTTTAATGTCTCAAAAATGCTGTCTGGAATAGGGGCGGAAGGCGAG GCGAGAAGTTACCGGATGTTTCATGACGACAGCATGAAGTCATTCTTTCGTCGACTGAGTTTTACTCCTGATGGATCTCTGCTCCTCACACCAG ctgGATGTGTGGAATCAGGCGAAAACGTAACAAATACGACTTATGTTTTCTccaggaaaaatcttaaaag GCCTATCGCTCATCTTCCATGTCCTGGCAAAGCGACGCTTGCTGTCCGCTGCTGTCCCGTCTACTTTGAGCTGAGGCCCGTGGTGGAACAAG cagaCGGACCCTCACAGGAGCCGGGCGTGGAGCTGGTGCACCTGCCTTACCGCTTGGTGTTCGCTGTGGCTTCCGAGGACTCGGTGCTCTTGTACGACACCCAGCAGCCCTTCCCGTTCGGCTACGTGTCTAACATACATTATCACACCCTGAGCGACGTGTCCTG GTCCAGTGACGGGGCCTTCCTGGCCATCTCCTCCACGGACGGCTACTGCTCCTTCGTGACGTTTGCGAAGGATGAACTTGGAATACCTTTGAAGGAGAAGCCGGTTCTAAGCGTGAGAACTCCCGACACAGCAAAGAAATCAAAAAGCCAGGGGTCTTCGCCAGGACCCAGGCTGGCCGAGGGGACCCCCACCGGCAGAATCCAAGACCCCAGCAGTCCTGGCACACCCCCGCCTCAGGCGAGACCATCTCCAGCCCCAGCAGCGCCTTCAGAGGAGAAGAAGGCCCTGCAGCCTAGCACTCAAAACCCGAGAGCGCCCCCGTCCCGGAGGGTCACTGTGAACACGCTGCAGGCCTGGAGCAAGACGACACCCCG gagGATAAACTTAATACCCTTAAAGACAGATACTCCATCACATTCTGCACCAGCCAGTGTAATTTCCAGCCCTTCCACAGAAGAAATTCAGTCAG